The Raphanus sativus cultivar WK10039 chromosome 2, ASM80110v3, whole genome shotgun sequence genome includes a region encoding these proteins:
- the LOC108823143 gene encoding high mobility group B protein 2-like, giving the protein MARIRKRVQAVRRAADGSAFDKCEQCGVTIAIALFDMHECGEKIRREVKRFKGIDTISELTLSFEDEPRSPFVFFLEDFRKSYKGKMVDASRICFTVWKNLSREDQKPFIARAEEVDLAHNRRLKEEEAQSIRKADDEADSKPAAKFDKLCECCDHEEEDYDSSDHFEYEFWEDETVLKY; this is encoded by the exons ATGGCTAGAATCCGTAAAAGGGTTCAAGCTGTTCGTCGTGCAGCCGACGGAAGCGCTTTTGATAAATG TGAACAATGTGGCGTTACGATCGCGATTGCTCTGTTTGATATGCACGAGTGCGGAGAGAAAATAAGAAGGGAAGTGAAGAGGTTTAAGGGAATCGATACTATCTCGGAACTCACTCTGAGCTTTGAAGATGAGCCTAGATCACCATTCGTCTTCTTCTT agAGGATTTTAGGAAAAGCTACAAGGGCAAAATGGTTGATGCTAGCAGAATATGTTTCACAGTGTGGAAGAACTTGTCAAGAGAG GATCAGAAACCCTTCATAGCTCGTGCTGAAGAAGTTGATCTGGCACACAACAGGAgactaaaagaagaagaagcacaaAGCATACGCAAG GCAGATGATGAGGCAGATTCAAAACCAGCTGCTAAGTTTGACAAG TTATGTGAGTGCTGTGATCATGAAGAAGAGGACTATGATTCATCTGATCATTTTGAATATGAGTTTTG GGAAGACGAAACTGTACTGAAGTACTGA
- the LOC108838826 gene encoding uncharacterized protein LOC108838826 — translation MGAKSTADYRPIALCNVYYKTISKLLSRRLQPMLQSLISEMQSAFVPKRAISDNVLITHEVLHYLKNSKAKKHFSMAVKTDMSKAYDRLEWVFIEMVLTTMGFHPTFTGLIMQCITTINYTFIINGATRGYVKPGRGIRQGDPLSPYLFILCSEVLTGMCMRAQASGLMSGVSIATHNPSLNHLLFADVTMFFCKPNKKNAEALKSLLSDYEAVSGQLINKQKSSIFYSKGTPQERRSAMKTTLGIDKEGGVGKYLGLPEHFGRRKKDLFASVVGRIQQKAASWSSKFLSNAGKMIMVKSVLAPISSHTMSCFKLPQSICANIQSTLTRFWWDAEPAKIGWRILKNSSCLLARCLLGKYCHNTPFLECKASYSSSHGWRGVLIGKDLLSKQLGWMVGTGEDINVWQDPWLSHSKQLRPVGPVPEHLQDLKVSNLLHQDELVWLKNDTGEYSTRSGYLTLIEEKTDLNPQDQTASIEWLPSVWKIKTAEKIKVFIWKSLQNALPVGEQFAIRNIPVSPLCARCNDVESVNHLLFTCPYAAEVWSLAPLASNFNPLVSLNFQEGWERTRKIHSLPPMGIEAGTLAASIIWSLWRSRNQLIFEKRSFSPAETIQKAITDAREWISAQPPPIQKQPIPLIRLEPSPRNPDMCSIFTDAAWNASSGIAGLGWIIDDMVSSSQHSVLETSVSSPLMAETLAVRSAMIFVLSRVLDSIALFSDSQTLINTIARKKMNLETFGVLNDIYSLSTAFKAISFSFVPRLENVNADLAAKQVLWTFGPF, via the exons ATGGGAGCAAAGTCGACTGCGGACTACAGACCCATTGCACTCTGCAATGTGTATTACAAGACGATATCTAAACTGCTCTCCCGACGGCTCCAACCCATGCTCCAATCCCTCATATCCGAAATGCAATCTGCTTTTGTCCCAAAAAGAGCCATATCAGATAATGTACTTATAACTCACGAAGTTTTACATTATCTGAAAAACTCAAAGGCAAAGAAACATTTCTCGATGGCTGTCAAGACTGACATGAGCAAAGCCTATGACAGGCTAGAATGGGTTTTCATCGAAATGGTGCTTACTACTATGGGGTTCCATCCTACTTTCACTGGCTTAATCATGCAATGCATCACTACTATCAACTACACTTTCATTATCAACGGTGCTACTAGAGGATATGTTAAGCCGGGAAGAGGGATCAGACAGGGAGATCCCCTATCCCCTTACCTCTTTATTCTCTGCTCGGAAGTCCTCACAGGAATGTGCATGAGAGCCCAAGCAAGCGGCTTGATGTCGGGAGTCTCTATTGCAACCCACAACCCAAGCTTGAATCACCTCCTGTTTGCTGATGTTACCATGTTTTTCTGTAAACCAAACAAGAAGAATGCAGAAGCGTTAAAGTCACTCCTTTCAGATTATGAAGCGGTCTCAGGCCAACTGATCAATAAGCAAAAGTCGTCTATATTCTACTCTAAGGGTACTCCACAAGAAAGAAGAAGCGCAATGAAAACTACCCTAGGAATAGACAAAGAGGGAGGGGTAGGGAAATACCTAGGCCTACCGGAGCATTTTGGCAGAAGGAAAAAAGACTTGTTTGCGTCGGTTGTAGGCAGAATCCAACAGAAAGCTGCTAGTTGGTCTTCAAAGTTTCTCTCCAACGCGGGGAAGATGATAATGGTTAAGAGTGTCCTGGCGCCGATCTCATCGCATACGATGTCTTGTTTCAAACTCCCTCAGTCCATCTGCGCAAACATTCAATCAACTCTAACTAGGTTCTGGTGGGATGCGGAGCCTG CCAAGATTGGCTGGCGTATACTGAAGAATTCCTCATGCCTACTAGCGCGCTGCCTGTTGGGGAAGTATTGCCACAATACCCCTTTCCTCGAATGCAAGGCTTCCTACAGCTCCTCCCATGGATGGAGAGGTGTGTTAATAGGCAAAGACTTGCTCTCCAAACAACTTGGATGGATGGTGGGAACGGGAGAGGACATTAATGTCTGGCAAGACCCGTGGCTCTCACACTCTAAGCAACTAAGGCCAGTTGGCCCAGTTCCAGAACATCTTCAAGACCTCAAAGTATCGAACCTTCTCCATCAAG ATGAACTAGTATGGCTGAAGAATGACACGGGAGAATATTCTACAAGATCTGGTTACCTGACGCTAATAGAAGAGAAGACTGATCTCAATCCTCAGGATCAAACGGCTTCAATTGAGTGGCTCCCCAGCGTCTGGAAGATTAAAACAGCTGAGAAAATCAAGGTCTTTATATGGAAATCCCTACAAAATGCACTTCCAGTAGGAGAACAATTTGCGATAAGAAACATACCAGTCTCACCTTTGTGCGCAAGATGCAACGACGTTGAATCAGTGAACCACCTCCTTTTCACTTGCCCTTACGCTGCAGAGGTATGGAGCCTGGCTCCCTTAGCTTCTAATTTCAACCCCCTCGTTAGCTTGAATTTCCAGGAAGGATGGGAAAGGACTAGGAAGATCCACTCTCTCCCACCAATGGGTATTGAAGCAGGGACCCTCGCGGCCTCTATCATCTGGTCACTATGGCGATCGCGAAACCAGCTCATCTTTGAAAAGAGGAGTTTCTCACCGGCAGAGACAATTCAAAAGGCCATCACTGATGCCAGAGAATGGATCTCAGCCCAACCTCCTCCAATCCAAAAGCAACCGATACCGTTGATCAGACTCGAACCAAGCCCTAGGAACCCTGATATGTGCTCGATCTTCACCGATGCTGCATGGAACGCCTCGTCAGGGATAGCAGGACTTGGTTGGATCATTGATGATATGGTCTCCTCATCGCAACACTCAGTGCTAGAAACTTCGGTTTCATCGCCCCTAATGGCTGAAACTTTGGCAGTTCGCTCTGCCATGATCTTTGTCCTCTCTCGCGTACTCGATTCCATCGCTCTCTTCTCTGATTCTCAGACGCTTATCAATACTATcgcaaggaagaagatgaatctCGAGACTTTTGGTGTCTTAAATGACATCTACTCCCTATCTACCGCTTTCAAAGCAAtttcgttttcttttgttcctCGTTTAGAGAATGTTAACGCAGACTTGGCTGCAAAACAAGTCCTCTGGACCTTTGGCCCATTttaa
- the LOC108823133 gene encoding peroxidase P7 produces the protein MASNIAILVIVITLLLQGGEAQLTTNFYSTSCPNLLSTVKSGVKSAVSSQPRMGASILRLFFHDCFVNGCDGSILLDDTSSFTGEQNAGPNRNSARGFNVIDNIKSAVEKACPGVVSCADILAIAARDSVVQLGGPNWNVKVGRRDAKTASQAAANSNIPAPSMSLSQLISSFRAVGLSTRDMVALSGAHTIGQSRCTNFRTRIYNETNINAAFATLRQKSCPRAAGSGDGNLAPLDIKSPTSFDNSYFKNLMAQRGLLHSDQVLFNGGSTDSIVRGYSNSPSSFDSDFAAAMIKMGDISPLTGSSGEIRKVCGKIN, from the exons ATGGCTTCAAATATTGCCATTTTAGTTATCGTCATTACGCTTCTATTGCAAGGTGGTGAAGCACAACTCACTACAAATTTCTACTCAACCTCTTGCCCCAATCTTCTCTCCACCGTTAAATCAGGCGTTAAATCTGCCGTTAGCAGCCAGCCTCGAATGGGTGCATCTATCCTTCGTCTTTTCTTCCACGATTGCTTCGTCAAC GGATGCGACGGTTCTATTCTACTAGACGACACATCAAGCTTTACGGGAGAACAAAACGCGGGCCCTAACCGCAACTCGGCTCGTGGGTTTAATGTGATCGACAACATCAAATCAGCGGTTGAAAAAGCATGTCCCGGGGTTGTGTCTTGTGCTGATATCTTAGCCATTGCAGCTAGAGACTCCGTCGTACAA CTTGGAGGGCCGAACTGGAATGTGAAAGTAGGAAGAAGAGATGCAAAAACGGCGAGTCAAGCAGCGGCGAATAGTAATATTCCGGCACCGAGTATGAGTCTGAGCCAGCTTATTAGTAGTTTCAGGGCCGTTGGACTCTCCACCAGAGATATGGTTGCTCTCTCTG GTGCGCACACTATTGGTCAATCCCGCTGCACGAACTTCCGAACGAGAATCTACAACGAGACTAACATCAACGCAGCCTTCGCCACCCTGCGTCAGAAATCTTGCCCTAGAGCTGCCGGTTCTGGCGACGGAAACCTAGCTCCGCTTGACATCAAGTCCCCTACTTCTTTCGACAACAGCTACTTCAAGAACCTAATGGCTCAGAGAGGTCTACTCCATTCAGACCAAGTGCTCTTCAACGGTGGCTCCACCGACTCCATAGTCCGTGGTTACAGCAACAGTCCGTCGAGCTTCGACTCCGACTTCGCGGCGGCGATGATCAAGATGGGTGATATTAGCCCCTTGACTGGTAGTAGCGGTGAGATCAGGAAGGTCTGTGGGAAGATTAACTGA